Below is a window of Halococcus saccharolyticus DSM 5350 DNA.
TACTCGACGAGTTCACCGCCGGTGAGGAATACGGCGGTCTGGTCGGAGATGCGGGCGGCCTGCTGCATGTTGTGGGTGACGACGACCACCGTATAGTCCTCGGCGAGGTCCTCGATGAGGTCCTCGATCTTCGAAGTGGCGATGGGGTCGAGCGCGCTCGCGGGTTCGTCCATCAGGATGACGTCGGGGCCGACCGCGAGACAGCGGGCGATGCAGAGGCGCTGCTGCTGGCCACCGGAGAGCCCGAGTGCGTTGTCGTCGAGCCGGTCTTTCACCTCGTCCCAGATCGCCGCCTGCCGGAGCGACCGTTCGACGAGCTCGTCTTCGTTCGTTCCGTCACCGCGGCCGAACAGCCGAGAAAGCATCCCCGTCTCGACCTCGCCGTGTTTCCGGGGACCGTAGGCGACGTTGTCCCGAATCGACTTCGGGAACGGGTTCGGCTGCTGGAACACCATTCCGACGCGCTTTCGCAGTTCGACGAGATCGGTACTGTCGCCGTAGATCTCCTTGCCGTCGAGCGTGACCGAGCCGTCGACTCTTGCACTGTCGATCCGATCGTTCATCCGGTTGAGACACCGGAGGAACGTCGACTTCCCACAGCCCGAGGGCCCGATCAGCGCGGTGACGCTCTCCTCGGGGATCTCGAGGCTGACGTCGTCGATCGCGCGCTCGTCGCCGTAGTGGACGTCGA
It encodes the following:
- the pstB gene encoding phosphate ABC transporter ATP-binding protein PstB, with protein sequence MSTTQTEPEERPERTAAETDEPIDPAWTEYGFDGRTKLAVDSLDVHYGDERAIDDVSLEIPEESVTALIGPSGCGKSTFLRCLNRMNDRIDSARVDGSVTLDGKEIYGDSTDLVELRKRVGMVFQQPNPFPKSIRDNVAYGPRKHGEVETGMLSRLFGRGDGTNEDELVERSLRQAAIWDEVKDRLDDNALGLSGGQQQRLCIARCLAVGPDVILMDEPASALDPIATSKIEDLIEDLAEDYTVVVVTHNMQQAARISDQTAVFLTGGELVEYGDTDQIFENPESQRVEDYITGKFG